Proteins from a single region of Phaeacidiphilus oryzae TH49:
- a CDS encoding response regulator transcription factor translates to MALLMVCEDDATVRGLLKRALERDGHRVCVAATAGSLLRQLEPAPQLVVLDLGLPDADGRDVCLALRARGVDAPVLMLTAMDGLHHKVGGFEAGADDYLTKPFDIPELLVRIRALLRRAAAPPAAGEVILDPAKHVVTYNSVSEGLTPTEFRLLGRLIAGQGEAVRRHALVAAGWPLGAQVSDNTLDSFVRRLRTKLGLLGVAERLATVRGVGYRWQ, encoded by the coding sequence GTGGCTCTCCTCATGGTGTGCGAAGACGACGCGACCGTCCGCGGTCTTCTCAAGCGCGCCCTGGAGCGCGACGGCCACAGAGTCTGCGTCGCCGCCACGGCCGGCAGCCTGCTGCGGCAGCTCGAACCCGCACCCCAGCTCGTCGTCCTGGATCTAGGACTCCCGGACGCCGATGGCAGGGACGTCTGCCTGGCGCTTCGGGCACGCGGCGTCGACGCGCCGGTATTGATGCTCACCGCCATGGACGGTCTGCATCACAAAGTAGGCGGCTTCGAAGCGGGTGCCGATGACTACCTGACCAAACCCTTCGACATCCCGGAACTCCTGGTCCGTATCCGCGCGCTACTGCGGCGGGCCGCCGCGCCGCCCGCAGCGGGTGAGGTCATCCTTGACCCGGCCAAGCACGTGGTGACCTACAACTCGGTGAGCGAAGGCCTGACCCCGACTGAGTTCCGGCTCCTGGGCCGCCTCATCGCCGGGCAGGGCGAGGCGGTGCGCCGTCACGCCCTTGTCGCCGCCGGCTGGCCGCTCGGGGCCCAGGTCAGCGACAACACCCTCGACTCCTTTGTGCGACGGCTGCGTACCAAGCTCGGTCTTCTGGGTGTGGCCGAGCGTCTGGCGACGGTTCGCGGCGTGGGCTACCGATGGCAGTGA
- a CDS encoding type 1 glutamine amidotransferase family protein, with the protein MRGGTLVLAVAGLLEGRPATTRHLDIDLLFAAGAHADRPGRKNRTVPVDGPWDLLDVDRLTWKQALTKPRASTCNGAGLRPAWERLSEPRASGREPGRPVGAVLFGC; encoded by the coding sequence GTGCGTGGCGGAACCCTGGTGCTGGCCGTGGCCGGCCTGCTGGAGGGCCGCCCCGCCACCACCCGCCACCTGGACATCGACCTCCTCTTCGCCGCCGGAGCCCACGCCGACCGTCCCGGAAGGAAGAACCGCACCGTGCCCGTCGACGGCCCCTGGGACCTCCTCGACGTCGACCGGCTCACCTGGAAGCAGGCCCTCACCAAGCCCCGCGCCTCAACCTGCAACGGCGCCGGGCTTCGGCCTGCTTGGGAACGCTTGTCGGAGCCGCGGGCCAGTGGCCGCGAGCCCGGACGGCCGGTAGGCGCGGTGCTGTTCGGCTGCTGA
- a CDS encoding carboxylesterase/lipase family protein, which translates to MRFTRRRSFALLLSLFALLVVTTAVPASADTRPVTVTTDKGTLAGGTADGVDRFLGIPYAAPPVGHRRWQPPAPAAAWAGVRSATAYGPRCLQAANGQSAGPGMSEDCLYLNVYTPAKRGNRPLPVMFWIHGGGFSSGSGDIYDGSRIAKADNVVVVSINYRLGVFGFLDLPGLSSQGAGDYGLLDQEAALRWTHRDIGAFGGDPDRVTIAGQSAGGHSVCALLASPPARGLFSGAIIQSGGCPSLTVAQATARGRSYAAAAGCGDVPASVSCLRNKPADQLLASDGGFLGGLLSGPLPVAGVPELPLAPGTAVRSGRYAHVPLLIGTTRDEVREWALPFAGATQAQYERAVRLEFGARADAVLAHYPYRARSGPYAATYAISSLWDDSSVFYGLAGCQYQNLTAEFAARQPRTYLYEFDDPHPPTPGAPADFDAGAPHTGELSYLWPSETSSLLSPPQQELSSEMVRYWGSFVEHANPATPGQAPWPAYGSGSGGDGGDGYMSLLPGGGSRALDAGVYAARHQCAFWNSIRYGWLTTDPGRLAAEAGVPTS; encoded by the coding sequence GTGCGGTTCACTCGCCGGCGGAGCTTCGCCCTGCTGCTGAGCCTGTTCGCCCTACTGGTCGTGACGACGGCCGTACCCGCGTCAGCCGACACCCGCCCCGTGACGGTCACCACCGACAAGGGCACCCTCGCGGGAGGCACCGCGGACGGCGTCGACCGCTTCCTCGGCATTCCCTACGCCGCACCGCCGGTCGGCCACCGACGGTGGCAGCCCCCCGCTCCCGCCGCCGCCTGGGCGGGTGTGCGGTCGGCCACCGCCTACGGCCCGCGCTGCCTCCAGGCGGCCAACGGCCAGAGCGCCGGTCCGGGGATGAGCGAGGACTGCCTCTACCTGAACGTCTACACCCCCGCGAAGCGCGGCAACCGCCCGCTGCCGGTGATGTTCTGGATCCACGGTGGCGGCTTCTCCAGCGGCTCGGGAGACATCTACGACGGTTCGCGGATCGCGAAGGCCGACAACGTCGTGGTCGTCTCGATCAACTACCGGCTGGGCGTGTTCGGCTTCCTCGACCTGCCCGGACTGAGCAGCCAGGGCGCCGGCGACTACGGGCTGCTCGACCAGGAGGCGGCGCTGCGTTGGACCCACCGCGACATCGGCGCCTTCGGCGGGGATCCGGATCGCGTGACCATCGCCGGCCAGTCCGCCGGCGGGCACTCCGTCTGCGCCCTGCTCGCCTCGCCACCGGCGCGCGGCCTGTTCTCCGGCGCGATCATCCAGAGCGGCGGATGCCCCAGCCTCACCGTCGCCCAGGCCACCGCCAGGGGCCGGAGTTACGCGGCGGCAGCGGGCTGCGGCGACGTCCCGGCCAGTGTGTCCTGCCTGCGGAACAAGCCGGCCGACCAACTGCTGGCGTCGGACGGCGGCTTCCTCGGGGGCCTCCTGAGCGGCCCCCTGCCGGTGGCCGGTGTCCCCGAACTCCCGCTCGCGCCGGGCACCGCCGTCCGGTCCGGCCGGTACGCGCACGTCCCCCTGCTGATCGGCACCACCCGGGACGAGGTGCGCGAGTGGGCGCTGCCGTTCGCGGGCGCGACCCAGGCGCAGTACGAGCGGGCCGTTCGGCTGGAGTTCGGCGCTCGGGCCGACGCCGTCCTCGCGCACTACCCCTACCGCGCCCGCAGCGGCCCGTATGCCGCGACCTACGCCATCAGTTCGCTGTGGGACGACAGCAGCGTCTTCTACGGCCTGGCGGGCTGTCAGTACCAGAACCTCACGGCCGAGTTCGCGGCCCGGCAACCCCGGACCTACCTCTACGAGTTCGACGACCCGCATCCGCCGACCCCCGGCGCTCCCGCCGACTTCGACGCCGGAGCCCCGCACACCGGCGAGCTGAGCTATCTGTGGCCCTCGGAGACCTCGTCCCTCCTCTCCCCGCCGCAGCAGGAGCTGTCCAGTGAGATGGTGCGGTACTGGGGCTCCTTCGTGGAGCACGCGAACCCCGCCACCCCGGGTCAGGCCCCCTGGCCGGCGTACGGCAGCGGCAGCGGCGGCGACGGCGGCGACGGGTACATGTCGCTGCTGCCCGGTGGCGGCAGCCGGGCCCTGGACGCCGGGGTCTACGCCGCCCGGCACCAGTGCGCGTTCTGGAACTCCATCCGCTACGGCTGGCTGACGACCGACCCCGGCCGACTCGCCGCCGAGGCAGGCGTCCCCACCTCCTGA
- a CDS encoding TetR/AcrR family transcriptional regulator, producing MSAVGRPRAFDMEKVLEAAALLFWEHGYEATSLAQLREATGLSSASLYGTFGSKHGLFERAVEHYMAGPGSVTAVVDDETLSPREAIAQMLHRSIDMQTDPAHPRGCLVSLAGTVGNHGKDEGAAHDTMKRWRATGRARIRACVVRSVAAGELPEDTDVDAIASVIHSFLLGVSTQACDGMSAQALHAAADAVLAMWRA from the coding sequence TTGTCCGCCGTCGGACGTCCCCGCGCCTTCGACATGGAGAAGGTGCTGGAAGCCGCAGCCCTGCTGTTCTGGGAACACGGCTACGAAGCCACCTCGCTGGCCCAGCTCCGCGAGGCCACTGGCCTGTCCTCGGCCAGCCTGTACGGCACCTTCGGCTCCAAGCACGGCCTGTTCGAGCGGGCCGTGGAGCACTACATGGCCGGACCCGGCAGCGTCACCGCGGTGGTGGACGACGAGACCCTGAGCCCGCGCGAGGCGATCGCCCAGATGCTGCACCGGTCGATCGACATGCAGACCGACCCCGCACATCCGCGCGGCTGCCTCGTCTCGCTGGCGGGCACCGTCGGGAACCACGGCAAGGACGAAGGCGCCGCGCACGACACGATGAAGAGGTGGCGCGCGACGGGCAGGGCGCGCATCCGGGCCTGCGTCGTCCGCAGCGTCGCCGCGGGAGAACTCCCCGAGGACACCGATGTGGACGCCATCGCGTCCGTGATCCATTCCTTCCTGCTGGGTGTGTCCACCCAGGCATGCGACGGGATGTCCGCCCAGGCACTGCACGCCGCCGCGGACGCCGTCCTCGCGATGTGGCGCGCGTAG
- a CDS encoding MFS transporter, with translation MTATSVTSASTQPDTRLPLAALAVMASTIFIVIMTETMPAGLLPQIAGGIGVSVGAAGQLVSAYAIGTVLAAIPAIVMTRGVRRKPLLVIGLSGFLVANTVTALAPDLAVALVVRFIAGAFSGLLWGMLAGYAMRIAAPERAGRALAIAMSGTPVALAAGTPLGTWLGSVAGWRWTFAAMSVLIALVAVAALAIVPDVPGQEAHTRLPFAAVLRLPGVATILAVVFVWMLAHNLMYAYIAPYLQQSHLHLRPDVALVVFGIAAIGGIWVTGALVDRMMRRLVLAGVSLFIVAGVLLLATQGSTPLAILAIVLWGVAFGGSATQLQTATGDAAGENADAAIALVTTAFNLAIFAAGAVGGILVDGVGARSLPVAMIVLAAVALVAVGFGRHAAFRSPR, from the coding sequence ATGACTGCCACGAGCGTCACATCCGCTTCGACCCAGCCGGATACGCGGCTTCCCCTCGCCGCCCTGGCCGTGATGGCGAGCACCATCTTCATCGTCATCATGACCGAGACGATGCCGGCCGGACTCCTTCCTCAGATCGCCGGCGGAATCGGGGTCTCGGTCGGCGCGGCCGGCCAACTCGTCAGCGCCTACGCGATCGGAACGGTCCTGGCGGCGATCCCGGCGATCGTCATGACGCGCGGGGTCCGGCGAAAGCCGCTGCTCGTCATCGGGCTGAGCGGCTTCCTCGTCGCGAACACCGTCACCGCCCTGGCGCCCGACCTCGCCGTCGCGCTCGTCGTCCGGTTCATCGCGGGGGCGTTCTCCGGGCTGCTGTGGGGGATGCTTGCCGGGTACGCCATGCGTATCGCGGCGCCGGAGCGTGCCGGGCGCGCCCTGGCCATCGCGATGAGCGGTACCCCGGTCGCGCTCGCCGCCGGAACGCCGCTGGGTACCTGGCTCGGTTCGGTGGCCGGCTGGCGGTGGACCTTCGCCGCGATGTCCGTCCTCATCGCCCTCGTCGCGGTCGCGGCGCTGGCAATCGTCCCGGACGTTCCGGGGCAGGAGGCGCACACCCGCCTGCCCTTCGCGGCCGTCCTGCGGCTTCCGGGCGTGGCGACCATCCTCGCCGTCGTGTTCGTGTGGATGCTCGCCCACAACCTCATGTACGCCTACATCGCCCCGTACCTGCAGCAGTCGCACCTCCACCTGCGGCCCGACGTGGCACTCGTCGTCTTCGGCATCGCCGCGATCGGCGGTATCTGGGTCACTGGGGCGCTGGTGGACCGGATGATGCGGCGTCTCGTTCTGGCCGGCGTGAGCCTGTTCATCGTCGCCGGTGTCCTCCTCCTCGCCACGCAGGGGTCCACTCCACTGGCGATCCTCGCCATCGTCCTGTGGGGTGTCGCCTTCGGCGGCTCGGCGACACAGCTGCAAACCGCCACCGGGGACGCGGCTGGGGAGAATGCGGACGCCGCCATCGCCTTGGTGACCACGGCCTTCAATCTGGCGATCTTCGCGGCGGGTGCAGTCGGAGGGATCCTGGTCGACGGCGTCGGAGCGCGATCACTGCCGGTGGCGATGATCGTCCTCGCGGCCGTTGCGCTGGTCGCTGTCGGCTTCGGTCGACACGCCGCATTCAGGTCCCCCCGCTGA
- a CDS encoding M20 family metallopeptidase produces the protein MKSSTAELRRQVEERARELNGSLIALSHRLHAEPELAFQEHRSAAAIASLAQKAGFTVQRGAGGLPTAFDARFGAGDLVIAFCAEYDALPGLGHACGHNVNAAAATGAALALSAVVDALDITVRLIGTPAEEDGGGKAYLIEAGVFDGVGAAMMAHADAEDQVHGQSLAIGSWNISYTGRPAHAAAAPWEGVNALDALTVAQTSLGLLRQQLPRDAVVHGIVTDGGQAANVIPAHTAALYEVRADSLARLRDIQTRVRACFEAGAVATGAELEIAPNGRDFAELRQNGELSELYAAAAEELGRNVDRTPHRTGSTDMGNVSQLVPAIHPTIGFDTAGARQHTAEFAAASATPGADRAVLDGAIAMAWTGVECAAQPALRKRLLTGAQERDARPAPPDQGRPPQ, from the coding sequence ATGAAGTCCAGTACGGCCGAGCTGCGCCGCCAGGTTGAAGAGCGCGCTCGCGAGCTCAACGGCTCCCTCATCGCGTTGAGTCACCGCCTGCACGCCGAGCCGGAGCTCGCCTTCCAGGAGCACCGATCGGCCGCGGCGATCGCGTCCCTGGCGCAGAAGGCCGGTTTCACGGTGCAGCGCGGGGCCGGGGGACTGCCGACCGCCTTCGACGCGCGCTTCGGAGCCGGCGATCTGGTGATCGCCTTCTGCGCTGAGTACGACGCGCTGCCCGGGCTCGGCCACGCCTGCGGCCACAACGTCAACGCAGCTGCGGCCACCGGCGCGGCGCTGGCGCTGAGCGCCGTGGTCGACGCACTCGATATCACCGTCCGGCTGATAGGCACCCCGGCCGAGGAGGACGGCGGCGGCAAGGCGTACCTGATCGAGGCGGGTGTCTTCGACGGGGTCGGCGCGGCGATGATGGCGCACGCCGACGCCGAGGACCAGGTGCATGGACAGTCGCTGGCCATCGGTTCCTGGAACATCTCCTACACCGGACGGCCGGCGCATGCCGCGGCGGCCCCCTGGGAGGGGGTGAACGCCCTGGACGCCCTCACCGTGGCCCAGACCTCGCTCGGCCTCCTGCGCCAGCAGCTGCCCAGGGACGCGGTGGTCCACGGGATCGTCACCGACGGCGGTCAGGCAGCGAACGTCATCCCCGCGCACACCGCCGCGCTCTACGAGGTCCGTGCCGACTCCCTGGCCCGGCTCCGCGACATCCAAACGCGCGTCCGGGCCTGCTTCGAGGCCGGTGCGGTGGCCACCGGTGCCGAGCTGGAGATCGCCCCCAACGGACGGGACTTCGCCGAGCTCCGCCAGAACGGGGAGCTGAGCGAGCTCTACGCCGCGGCCGCGGAGGAGCTGGGCCGCAACGTCGACCGCACGCCCCACCGCACCGGCTCCACCGATATGGGCAACGTCTCCCAACTCGTCCCGGCCATCCATCCCACGATCGGCTTCGACACGGCCGGCGCCCGCCAGCACACGGCAGAGTTCGCTGCCGCCAGCGCCACGCCCGGCGCCGACCGCGCGGTCTTGGACGGTGCGATCGCGATGGCCTGGACCGGCGTCGAATGCGCGGCCCAGCCGGCCCTGCGCAAGCGTCTGCTGACCGGCGCTCAGGAACGCGACGCCCGGCCCGCGCCCCCGGACCAGGGGCGCCCTCCGCAGTAG
- a CDS encoding class I SAM-dependent methyltransferase: MADERELAEAQRRHWQDTYTAHPGMYGEEPSAPALHAVGVFRAAGARDVLELGAGHGRDALYFAREGFAVQAADFSPVGLEQLRRAAQAQGVTGQVTTVVHDVREALPLPDASVDAVFAHMLLCMALSTKEIHTIVGEIRRVLRPGGTFVYTVRHTEDAHYGAGTSHGDDIYEHGGFAVHFFDRDLVDALADGWTLNEVHPFEEGDLPRRLWRVTQTLPR; this comes from the coding sequence GTGGCGGACGAGCGGGAGCTGGCCGAGGCCCAGCGGCGGCACTGGCAGGACACCTACACCGCCCATCCCGGCATGTACGGCGAGGAGCCCTCCGCGCCGGCCCTCCACGCCGTCGGCGTGTTCCGTGCTGCCGGGGCCCGGGACGTCCTGGAGCTCGGCGCCGGACACGGCCGCGATGCCCTGTACTTCGCCCGCGAGGGCTTCGCCGTCCAAGCCGCCGACTTCAGCCCCGTCGGGCTGGAACAACTGCGCCGGGCGGCCCAGGCGCAGGGCGTGACGGGACAGGTCACCACCGTGGTCCACGACGTGCGCGAGGCACTGCCGCTGCCGGACGCCTCCGTGGACGCCGTCTTCGCGCACATGCTGCTGTGCATGGCCCTGTCCACCAAGGAGATCCACACGATCGTCGGTGAGATCCGCCGCGTCCTGCGACCTGGCGGCACATTCGTGTACACCGTCCGGCACACGGAAGACGCCCACTACGGCGCCGGCACCTCGCACGGCGACGACATCTACGAGCACGGCGGCTTCGCCGTCCACTTCTTCGACCGCGACCTGGTCGATGCCCTCGCCGACGGCTGGACACTGAACGAGGTCCACCCCTTCGAGGAAGGCGACCTGCCCCGCCGCCTGTGGCGCGTCACCCAGACCTTGCCCCGCTGA
- a CDS encoding helix-turn-helix transcriptional regulator gives MNQNGQHAIARIPFRPSPGGPPGLDIREFAELRERAEAHGVDLGRPMRAEFHHLITVRTGSLRHWVDGAEHLVLPGRWLWIHPGQVHSFDQSPEAADGTILMFMPGFFDASTVDAVGLDPSPRRGLIIPDRTEQELATRLLALLREVYYDTGSVPLATHIELVRHLASALLLRLAHLRDRQHAEAPSSDTFRRFHEALERDFTVSHTVDEYAQALGYSVRTLTRACLAAAGRTAKQYLDDRVLLEAKRLLVHTDLAPARIAEQLGFTSATVFTKFFRRCSGETPTAFRHRARIGG, from the coding sequence ATGAACCAAAACGGACAGCATGCGATCGCGCGGATCCCCTTCCGGCCCTCCCCCGGCGGACCGCCGGGCCTGGACATCCGGGAGTTCGCCGAGCTTCGGGAGCGAGCCGAGGCCCACGGCGTCGATCTGGGCCGTCCGATGCGCGCCGAGTTCCATCACCTGATCACCGTGCGCACCGGGAGCCTGCGGCACTGGGTGGACGGGGCCGAACACCTCGTGCTGCCCGGCAGGTGGCTGTGGATCCACCCGGGGCAGGTGCACAGCTTCGACCAGTCCCCCGAGGCGGCGGACGGGACCATCCTGATGTTCATGCCGGGGTTCTTCGACGCCTCGACCGTCGATGCCGTCGGTCTGGACCCGTCCCCGCGGCGGGGCCTGATCATCCCGGACCGGACCGAGCAGGAGCTGGCGACCCGGCTCCTCGCCCTGCTGCGCGAGGTCTACTACGACACCGGTTCCGTGCCCCTCGCCACGCATATCGAGCTCGTCCGGCACCTGGCCTCCGCGCTCCTCCTGCGCCTGGCCCACCTCCGCGACCGGCAGCACGCCGAGGCGCCGAGCAGCGACACCTTCCGCCGGTTCCACGAGGCGCTGGAACGCGACTTCACCGTCAGCCACACCGTCGACGAGTACGCGCAGGCCCTCGGCTACAGCGTGCGCACCCTCACCCGGGCCTGCCTGGCGGCCGCCGGCCGCACCGCCAAGCAGTACCTGGACGACCGCGTGCTGCTGGAGGCCAAGCGCCTCCTGGTGCACACCGACTTGGCCCCCGCCCGCATCGCCGAGCAGCTGGGCTTCACCTCGGCCACGGTCTTCACCAAGTTCTTCCGCCGCTGCTCCGGCGAGACCCCCACGGCCTTCCGCCACCGCGCGCGCATCGGAGGGTGA
- a CDS encoding non-oxidative hydroxyarylic acid decarboxylases subunit B → MTGATGAVFGVRLLQNLAEQPEVETHLVLSRWARTTIELETGMSVREVTALADVAHAPEDQGAVISSGSFRTDGMVIAPCSMKSLAGIRAGYADGLLGRAADVVLKERRKLVLVPRETPLSEIHLENMLALSRMGVQLVPPMPAFYNHPRSVDDIVDHVTARVLDQFDLPAPAARRWDGMRAARELRPTAV, encoded by the coding sequence ATGACAGGAGCGACCGGTGCGGTCTTCGGCGTCCGGCTCCTGCAGAACCTGGCGGAGCAGCCGGAGGTGGAGACCCATCTGGTGCTCTCGCGTTGGGCGCGGACGACCATCGAGCTGGAGACGGGGATGTCGGTGCGCGAGGTGACCGCCCTCGCCGACGTGGCGCACGCGCCCGAGGACCAGGGCGCGGTGATCTCCTCGGGCTCGTTCCGGACCGACGGCATGGTGATCGCGCCGTGCTCGATGAAGAGTCTGGCCGGCATCCGCGCCGGTTACGCGGACGGCCTGCTGGGCCGGGCGGCGGACGTGGTCCTCAAGGAGCGGCGGAAGCTGGTGCTGGTGCCGCGGGAGACCCCGCTCAGCGAGATCCATCTGGAGAACATGCTGGCGCTGTCCCGGATGGGCGTGCAGCTGGTGCCGCCGATGCCCGCCTTCTACAACCACCCCCGGTCGGTGGACGACATCGTCGACCACGTCACCGCCCGCGTGCTGGACCAGTTCGACCTGCCCGCTCCCGCCGCCCGGCGGTGGGACGGCATGCGCGCAGCCCGAGAGCTGCGGCCCACCGCCGTCTGA
- a CDS encoding COG4705 family protein produces the protein MTTTTEARTRRGRLMLNKVPEVTVWFWVIKILCTTVGESFADWINMQLGVGLVNTAWLFTAVFAVALAVQLRLKRYVPFPYWLTVVVVSVTGTLYTDILTDQLNVPLWISSAVFSVLLAVVFGVWWLRERTLSIHSVTTPSRESFYWLSVLVTFALGTATGDWTLELSGWSPGVSVLLPLALIAAITALWRFGANPVLSFWLAYILTRPLGANIGDWLASPKVAQNPGDPTGLALGTFTTSLIFLGLILATVVYLTVTRSDVTETYEATHASQAATDPRRERVALAGFGLLAVATTVLLAWAHAQPHVGPAPETDTTSTVQLAPGQAVKKFPIAKVQALRSLATTSLKDTRAGDTSGAHKAAQSLRDLWDADQSSLQPLDGTGWTSIDAQMDKVLKTFGIDHPNPPMAPAQQQIELKTLLAALG, from the coding sequence ATGACAACGACGACCGAAGCCCGCACGCGCCGCGGGCGGCTCATGCTCAACAAGGTCCCTGAGGTCACCGTCTGGTTCTGGGTGATCAAGATCCTGTGCACCACGGTCGGTGAGAGCTTCGCCGACTGGATCAACATGCAGCTGGGCGTCGGCTTGGTGAACACGGCCTGGCTCTTCACTGCGGTCTTCGCGGTGGCCCTCGCCGTCCAGTTGCGCCTGAAGCGGTACGTACCGTTCCCGTACTGGCTGACCGTTGTCGTCGTGAGCGTCACTGGCACCCTGTACACCGACATCCTGACGGATCAGCTGAACGTTCCGCTGTGGATCAGTTCCGCGGTCTTCTCGGTGCTGCTCGCGGTGGTGTTCGGCGTGTGGTGGCTGCGAGAGCGCACCCTGTCGATCCACTCGGTCACCACACCCTCGCGGGAGTCCTTCTACTGGCTCTCCGTCCTCGTCACCTTCGCGCTCGGGACCGCGACCGGCGATTGGACCCTGGAGCTGTCCGGCTGGAGCCCGGGCGTCTCCGTGCTGCTGCCGCTCGCCCTGATCGCGGCGATCACAGCGCTGTGGCGCTTCGGCGCGAACCCGGTGCTGTCCTTCTGGCTCGCCTACATCCTCACCCGCCCCCTGGGCGCCAACATCGGCGACTGGCTCGCATCGCCGAAGGTCGCCCAGAACCCGGGCGATCCCACCGGCCTTGCCTTGGGTACCTTCACCACCAGTCTGATCTTCCTCGGGCTGATCCTGGCGACCGTCGTCTACCTCACGGTGACACGCTCGGACGTGACCGAGACCTATGAGGCGACCCACGCTTCCCAGGCGGCCACCGATCCGCGCAGAGAGCGCGTCGCGCTTGCCGGTTTCGGGCTTCTCGCCGTCGCCACCACGGTCCTGCTCGCCTGGGCCCACGCCCAGCCGCACGTGGGGCCGGCACCCGAGACCGACACCACCTCCACCGTGCAGCTCGCGCCCGGCCAGGCCGTGAAGAAATTCCCCATCGCCAAGGTCCAGGCGCTGCGCTCCCTCGCCACCACCTCCCTCAAGGACACCCGCGCAGGAGACACGTCCGGCGCCCACAAGGCGGCCCAGTCACTACGCGACCTGTGGGACGCCGACCAGTCCTCCCTCCAGCCCCTGGACGGCACCGGCTGGACCTCCATCGACGCCCAGATGGACAAGGTCCTCAAGACCTTCGGCATCGACCACCCGAACCCGCCGATGGCACCGGCGCAGCAACAGATCGAACTCAAAACCCTCCTGGCCGCCCTGGGCTGA
- a CDS encoding sensor histidine kinase, with translation MLIATAVVAILVVVSHVLLSRVTDADAHKLARTRAEAVAANVTATAGGRVVLTENGSEALDEVVWVYADGRLVDGNVPTRMIGPVEALAGSERAQTATVDRYLLYAQQIPIDGHHVMAIVRVDLTPYETSEQHSLTLSLILGGLAILFAGAVAHLVVRRALRIVHEMAALADDWGHREPGRRFDLGVPRDEFGELAQTLDHLLARVDSALADERRLTDEIAHELRTPLTVLRAEAQMAQLYGEPVAPAVVLAEVDRLNSAITTLLGAARARIDAGNRCDLRAVALKAIAGRAVEVDCPAGVEVAVAGDVAVSLLSPLLENGLRHARSRVWITARPQGGDVVVDVRDDGPGFDPGEVDRVFEAGVTGGAGYGLGLPVVRRIAASAGAEVRAWADGHGHVQVTLPAAQATAPAT, from the coding sequence GTGCTGATCGCGACCGCCGTGGTGGCGATACTGGTCGTGGTTTCGCACGTGCTCCTGAGCCGGGTGACGGACGCGGACGCGCACAAACTGGCGCGCACCCGCGCCGAGGCCGTCGCGGCGAACGTCACCGCCACCGCGGGCGGCCGAGTCGTGCTGACGGAGAACGGCAGCGAGGCGCTGGACGAGGTTGTCTGGGTGTACGCCGACGGCCGCCTGGTCGACGGCAACGTACCCACGCGCATGATCGGGCCGGTCGAGGCGCTGGCCGGCTCAGAACGAGCACAGACGGCCACAGTCGACCGGTATCTCCTCTATGCGCAGCAGATCCCGATCGATGGCCACCACGTCATGGCGATCGTCCGCGTGGACCTCACGCCCTACGAGACCTCCGAGCAGCACAGTCTGACCTTGTCCCTGATCCTGGGCGGTCTGGCGATCCTCTTCGCCGGCGCCGTCGCCCACCTCGTGGTGCGCCGCGCGCTGCGGATCGTGCACGAGATGGCCGCTCTCGCTGATGACTGGGGTCATCGCGAACCCGGACGCCGCTTCGATCTCGGCGTCCCCCGTGACGAGTTCGGGGAACTGGCACAGACCCTGGACCACTTGCTGGCACGCGTCGACAGCGCGCTGGCGGACGAGCGCCGGCTCACCGACGAGATCGCCCACGAGCTGCGGACACCGCTCACGGTCCTGCGGGCCGAGGCGCAGATGGCGCAGCTGTACGGCGAGCCCGTGGCGCCGGCAGTGGTGCTGGCCGAGGTCGACCGCCTCAACTCGGCGATCACGACGCTTCTGGGCGCCGCTCGGGCGCGGATAGACGCCGGGAACCGGTGCGATCTGCGCGCCGTCGCGTTGAAGGCGATCGCCGGCCGCGCGGTCGAGGTCGACTGCCCCGCGGGAGTCGAGGTCGCCGTTGCGGGTGACGTCGCCGTGTCGCTTCTGTCGCCTCTCCTGGAGAACGGCCTCCGGCATGCGCGGTCGCGCGTGTGGATCACCGCCCGACCCCAGGGCGGGGACGTCGTGGTCGATGTCCGCGACGACGGTCCCGGGTTCGATCCCGGTGAGGTCGACCGGGTCTTCGAGGCGGGCGTGACCGGCGGCGCGGGATACGGGCTCGGGCTGCCGGTGGTCCGGCGAATCGCCGCCTCGGCCGGTGCGGAGGTCCGCGCGTGGGCGGATGGCCACGGCCACGTTCAGGTGACGCTTCCGGCCGCTCAGGCGACTGCCCCGGCCACGTAG